A genomic region of Mustela erminea isolate mMusErm1 chromosome 12, mMusErm1.Pri, whole genome shotgun sequence contains the following coding sequences:
- the LOC116570030 gene encoding NUT family member 2G-like — protein MAFQGASAVLGGHAATDQGASLSAFMARPFPPPTAGASHRPLWGQHPPPLLTTPFPPGGPLVLPAFSRTPLVAGEAGLGANGTGTCNVTVQVRSEQGCSVTPQTQTIVLTPAPLSWSAPGALGGGAACPAPIFVTASAVETSMPASARGGSQAGKGGLAPSLPPPAQPPVTQLTTVVPPVNARPQPHGASRSRTTASPQDSSNPKSVYENFRRWQRFKSLARRHLPQSPDAEALSCFLIPVLRSLARLKPTMTLEEGVRRAVQEWQSKSNFDRFIYYEMAGKFMEFEMEEEMQMRKLQWVKVAQGLPPPAPPKPERRGPPAAEAGPQPGKAPTSPRPLVDHGCGGRGKASVPGSPQGHQCPPNTALPMLCPSPSRLLPPSRSASACVPRKAGSRAQPSRLQPHRPPRRRQTKAPKEIPPEAVREYVDIMEGLLGPGRSAPGGPAGEWGEDGKEPQQDEAATYPDPGLLSYIDELCSQEDFITKVEAVIHPSFLAELLSSEPQLDLLALAEKLEQEEGLSLAELVEKRLAALNTEEGVQAPPRLCAARSGPSAEHETGPGKGLRVSDKACPADTDGQDPQRHGRAQTHLSGPRAFALCPGRQEAPAPRARQVPAPPQGQRCAAPVPGPRDAPLLREAPPARDTRGLVDGSSEDEEELPSLAFLLASQHRLLPWRLSQSPAPASVIPSPGGWGPQGAPRAPSPQRIGLGPATDPATKSRKRALCEGPASVAKMPLPGANLRVSGRPALAVGLVHPSQPAKRRRDSLVTGRRRNRHCSQ, from the exons ATGGCTTTCCAAGGAG CATCTGCAGTGCTGGGAGGCCATGCGGCCACGGACCAGGGAGCCTCCCTGTCTGCTTTCATGGCAcggcccttccccccacccactgccggCGCCTCCCACCGGCCACTCTGGGGGCAGCACCCGCCGCCCCTCCTGACCACGCCATTCCCTCCTGGTGGCCCCCTGGTGCTGCCAGCTTTCTCCAGGACTCCGCTGGTGGCAGGAGAGGCTGGCCTTGGCGCCAATGGGACTGGGACCTGCAATGTCACTGTGCAGGTCAGGTCAGAACAGGGGTGCTCCGTGACCCCCCAGACTCAGACCATCGTCCTCACTCCGGCCCCCCTCAGCTGGAGTGCTCCAGGGGCCCTCGGTGGGGGTGCTGCGTGTCCCGCACCCATCTTCGTGACAGCCTCTGCGGTGGAGACCAGCATGCCTGCCTCGGCCCGTGGGGGCTCCCAGGCCGGCAAGGGAGGCTTGGCCCCAAGCCTTCCACCTCCGGCTCAGCCCCCAGTCACGCAGCTGACCACCGTCGTGCCCCCAGTCAACGCCAGGCCACAGCCTCACGGAGCTTCCAGGAGCCGGACCACGGCCTCGCCCCAGGACTCCAGTAACCCCAAGAGTGTTTACGAGAACTTCCGGCGCTGGCAGCGCTTCAAGTCGCTGGCCCGGAGGCACCTCCCGCAGAGCCCCGACGCAGAagctctctcctgctttctcat CCCGGTGCTGCGGTCCCTGGCGCGCCTGAAGCCCACGATGACGCTGGAAGAGGGAGTGCGGCGGGCCGTGCAGGAGTGGCAGAGCAAAAGCAACTTTGACCGCTTCATCTACTACGAGATGGCGGGAAA GTTCATGGAATTCGAGATGGAGGAGGAGATGCAGATGCGGAAGTTACAGTGGGTGAAGGTGGCCCAGGGCCTGCCTCCCCCAGCGCCCCCGAAGCCTGAACGGCGGGGGCCCCCAGCCGCGGAAGCGGGCCCGCAGCCAGGTAAGGCCCCCACATCCCCACGACCGCTGGTAGACCATGGCTGTGGGGGCCGGGGGAAGGCCTCTGTCCCTGG CAGCCCCCAGGGACATCAGTGTCCCCCTAACACTGCCCTCCCGATGCTCTGCCCGAGCCCCTCAcgcctcctccctccttctcgctctgcctcAGCGTGCGTTCCCAGGAAGGCGGGTTCCAGGGCCCAGCCCTCCCGCCTGCAGCCACACCGACCCCCGCGGCGCCGGCAGACCAAGGCGCCCAAGGAGATCCCTCCAGAGGCTGTGAGAGAGTACGTGGACATCatggaggggctgctggggcctGGCCGCTCAGCCCCGGGGGGCCCGGCAGGTGAATGGGGAGAGGACGGAAAGGAGCCACAGCAGGACGAGGCCGCGACCTACCCGGACCCGGGTCTCCTGAGCTACATTGACGAGCTGTGTTCCCAGGAAGACTTCATCACCAAG GTGGAGGCAGTCATCCACCCCAGCTTCCTGGCGGAACTGCTGTCCTCGGAACCACAGCTGGACCTCCTGGCCCTGGCTGAGAAActggagcaggaggaagggctcaGCCTTGCAGAG ctgGTGGAGAAAAGACTGGCGGCCTTGAATACGGAGGAGGGTGTGCAGGCACCGCCACGTCTCTGCGCGGCCCGATCGGGCCCCAGTGCTGAGCACGAGACTGGTCCCGGGAAGGGGCTGAGGGTCAGCGACAAAGCCTGCCCAGCAGACACCGACGGCCAGGACCCTCAGAGGCACGGCCGAGCACAGACACACCTGTCGGGGCCCAGAGCCTTTGCTCTCTGTCCCGGACGACAGGAGGCCCCTGCACCCAGGGCCCGACAGGTCCCCGCCCCTCCTCAGGGTCAAAGGTGCGCCGCCCCTGTACCGGGCCCCAGGGATGCCCCGCTTCTCAGAGAGGCCCCTCCTGCTAGGGACACTCGAGGGCTGGTGGATGGGTCCAGTGAGGACGAGGAGGAGCTCCCCAGCCTGGCCTTCCTCCTGGCCTCTCAGCACAGGCTGCTGCCCTGGAGGCTCTCCCAGAGTCCCGCCCCTGCCTCAGTCATCCCCAGCCCTGGCGGTTGGGGGCCGCAGGGGGCTCCACGGGCCCCCTCTCCTCAGAGAATAGGCCTCGGCCCGGCCACCGACCCAGCTACAAAGTCCAGGAAGCGGGCTCTGTGTGAGGGTCCTGCCTCTGTGGCAAAGATGCCCCTGCCTGGGGCCAACCTCAGGGTGTCTGGGAGGCCGGCCTTGGCTGTGGGGCTGGTTCACCCCTCACAGCCTGCAAAGAGAAGGCGTGACTCCTTGGtcacagggaggagaaggaatcGTCACTGCAGCCAGTAG
- the LOC116570031 gene encoding NUT family member 2G-like, with protein sequence MAGAQTLSARHRGFPEKGTLVRPVLLDLLGSEIRRAPGKKHPRLENEQLTVWGPDLTFLTVEAARRQRPLPVRMAFQGASAVLGGHVATDQGASVSAFMARPFPPPTAGAPHRPLWGQHPPPLLTTPFPPGGPLVLPAFSRTPLVAGEAGLGPNGTGTCNVTVQVRSEQGCSVTPQTQTIVLTPAPLSWSAPGALGGGAACPAPIFVTASAVETSMPASARGGSQAGKGGLAPSLPPPAQPPVTQLTTVVPPVNARPQPHGASKSRTTASPQDSCNPKSVYENFRRWQRFKSLARRHLPQSPDAEALSCFLIPVLRTLARLKPKMTLEEGVRRAVQEWQSKSNFDRFIYYEMAGKFMEFEMEEEMQMRKLQWVKVAQGLPPPAPPKPERRGPPAAEAGPQPACVPRKAGSRAQPSRLQPHRPPRRRQTKAPKEIPPEAVREYVDIMEGLLGPGRSAPGGPAGEWGEDGKEPQQDEAATYPDPGLLSYIDELCSQEDFITKVEAVIHPSFLAELLSSEPQLDLLALAEKLEQEEGLSLAELVEKRLAALNTEEGVQAPPRLCVARSGPSAEHETGPGKGLGVSDKACPADTDGQDLQRHGRAQTHLSGPRAFARSPGRQEAPAPRARRVPAPPQGQRSAAPGPGPRDAPLLREAPPARDTRGLVDGSSEDEEELPSLAFLLASQHRLLPWRLSQSPAPASVIPSPGRARGAPSPQRIGLGPATDPATKSRKRALCEGPASVAKMPLPGANLRVSGRPALAVGLVHPSQPAKRRRDSLVTGRRRNRHCSQ encoded by the exons GGTGCACAAACTCTCTCTGCGAGACACCGGGGCTTTCCAGAAAAAGGGACCCTAGTAAGGCCGGTGCTGCTGGATCTGCTCGGCTCCGAGATCCGCAGGGCACCGGGCAAGAAGCACCCGAGGCTGGAGAACGAG CAGCTCACCGTGTGGGGCCCGGACCTGACTTTTCTCACTGTAGAGGCTGCCAGGCGGCAGCGTCCTCTGCCTGTGCGGATGGCTTTCCAAGGAG CATCTGCAGTGCTGGGAGGCCATGTGGCCACGGACCAGGGAGCCTCCGTGTCTGCTTTCATGGCAcggcccttccccccacccactgccggCGCCCCCCACCGGCCACTCTGGGGACAGCACCCGCCGCCCCTCCTGACCACGCCATTCCCTCCTGGTGGCCCCCTGGTGCTGCCAGCTTTCTCCAGGACTCCGCTGGTGGCAGGAGAGGCTGGCCTTGGCCCCAATGGGACTGGGACCTGCAATGTCACTGTGCAGGTCAGGTCAGAACAGGGGTGCTCCGTGACCCCCCAGACTCAGACCATCGTCCTCACTCCGGCCCCCCTCAGCTGGAGTGCTCCAGGGGCCCTCGGTGGGGGTGCTGCGTGTCCCGCACCCATCTTCGTGACAGCCTCTGCGGTGGAGACCAGCATGCCTGCCTCGGCCCGTGGGGGCTCCCAGGCCGGCAAGGGAGGCTTGGCCCCAAGCCTTCCACCTCCGGCTCAGCCCCCAGTCACGCAGCTGACCACCGTCGTGCCCCCAGTCAACGCCAGGCCACAGCCTCACGGAGCTTCCAAGAGCCGGACCACGGCCTCGCCCCAGGACTCCTGTAACCCCAAGAGTGTTTACGAGAACTTCCGGCGCTGGCAGCGCTTCAAGTCGCTGGCCCGGAGGCACCTCCCGCAGAGCCCCGACGCAGAagctctctcctgctttctcat CCCGGTGCTACGGACCCTGGCGCGCCTGAAGCCCAAGATGACGCTGGAAGAGGGAGTGCGGCGGGCCGTGCAGGAGTGGCAGAGCAAAAGCAACTTTGACCGCTTCATCTACTACGAGATGGCGGGAAA GTTCATGGAATTCGAGATGGAGGAGGAGATGCAGATGCGGAAGTTACAGTGGGTGAAGGTGGCCCAGGGCCTGCCTCCCCCAGCGCCCCCGAAGCCTGAACGGCGGGGGCCCCCAGCCGCGGAAGCGGGCCCGCAGCCAG CGTGCGTTCCCAGGAAGGCGGGTTCCAGGGCCCAGCCCTCCCGCCTGCAGCCACACCGACCCCCGCGGCGCCGGCAGACCAAGGCGCCCAAGGAGATCCCTCCAGAGGCTGTGAGAGAGTACGTGGACATCatggaggggctgctggggcctGGCCGATCAGCCCCGGGGGGCCCGGCAGGTGAATGGGGAGAGGACGGAAAGGAGCCACAGCAGGACGAGGCCGCGACCTACCCGGACCCGGGTCTCCTGAGCTACATTGACGAGCTGTGTTCCCAGGAAGACTTCATTACCAAG GTGGAGGCAGTCATCCACCCCAGCTTCCTGGCGGAATTGCTGTCCTCGGAACCACAGCTGGACCTCCTGGCCCTGGCTGAGAAActggagcaggaggaagggctcaGCCTTGCAGAG ctgGTGGAGAAAAGACTGGCGGCCTTGAATACGGAGGAGGGTGTGCAGGCACCGCCACGTCTCTGCGTGGCCCGATCGGGCCCCAGTGCTGAGCACGAGACTGGTCccgggaaggggctgggggtcagCGACAAAGCCTGCCCAGCAGACACCGACGGCCAGGACCTTCAGAGGCACGGCCGAGCACAGACACACCTGTCGGGGCCCAGAGCCTTTGCTCGCTCTCCCGGACGACAGGAGGCCCCTGCACCCAGGGCCCGACGggtccccgcccctccccagggTCAAAGGAGCGCCGCCCCTGGACCGGGCCCCAGGGATGCCCCGCTTCTCAGAGAGGCCCCTCCTGCTAGGGACACTCGAGGGCTGGTGGATGGGTCCAGTGAGGACGAGGAGGAGCTCCCCAGCCTGGCCTTCCTCCTGGCCTCTCAGCACAGGCTGCTGCCCTGGAGGCTCTCCCAGAGTCCCGCTCCTGCCTCAGTCATCCCCAGCCCCGGCAGGGCCCGTGGAGCCCCCTCTCCTCAGAGAATAGGCCTCGGCCCGGCCACCGACCCAGCTACAAAGTCCAGGAAGCGGGCTCTGTGTGAGGGTCCTGCCTCTGTGGCAAAGATGCCCCTGCCTGGGGCCAACCTCAGGGTGTCTGGGAGGCCGGCCTTGGCTGTGGGGCTGGTTCACCCCTCACAGCCTGCAAAGAGAAGGCGTGACTCCTTGGtcacagggaggagaaggaatcGTCACTGCAGCCAGTAG